Part of the Clostridium sporogenes genome, TACTTAAATTTTTTGAATAGAAATTTATAAGAAATGGTGCTTAAGCAAAAAGTATAAAATTATTGAGAGAAGGGTTAAAATGAAATATTTAGTAGATACACATACACATACAATAGTAAGTGGTCATGCATACACTACATTTTTAGAAAATGTACAAGAGGCTTCTAATATAGGTTTAAAAGTTTTAGGAACTACGGATCACGGCCCAAGTATGCCAGGGGGACCTAATTTATTTTATTTTAATAATTTTAGGGTTATGCCTAGAAAACTAAAAGGAGTAACTTTATTACATGGTTGCGAAGCTAATATTATAGATTTTAAAGGGATGCTAGATATTCCTGATTTTACTCAAAAAAAATTAGATGTAATCATAGCTAGTTTACATGATGTATGTGTAAGACCTGGCAGCAGGGAAGAAAATACAGAGGCATTAATTAATGTTATGGAAAATCCTTATGTGGATATATTAGGGCATATTGGAAACCCTTCCTTTCCAATAAATGAAGAAGTAGTAGTAAAGAAGGCTAAGGAAAAAAATGTATTAATAGAAATAAATAACGGCTCTTTTGGTTCCAGAAAGGGCAGTGAAGAAACATGCAAAAAGGTGGCAAATTTATGTAAAAAGCATAAAGTAAATATTATAGTAGGTAGTGATTCTCATGTTTCTTTTCAAATAGGGAGATTCCCTAAAGCTGATAATATGCTTAAAGAGGTAGGTATGCCAGAGAATCTTATTATAAATAATGAAGAGAATAAAATATTAAAATATTTAAAGAATAAAGGAAAGTTAAAGGATTTAAATCTTGATTAAGGGCTAAGCATACATTATACTAATAAGGGTATTTAATTTAGTAATAAAAAAATCAAGGAGAATGTGTTATGAACCAATATAAAAATTTTATCATGCAATTTCAGGATATAGTTGGAAATAATAATGTTTTAATAGATGAACCCATGAAAAATCATACTTCATTTAAAGTTGGGGGACCAGCAGATTTATTAATTACACCTACAACTTTAGAACAAGTAAAGGATAGTATTGTCTTATGTAAAAATAGTAGTATCCCTTATTATATAATAGGGAATGGTTCAAATTTATTGGTAAGAGATGGTGGATTAAGAGGTGCAGTTATTAAGTTTTCAAAATTAGGCGATATAAAAGTAGAAGGAGATAGAGTAATGGCCCAAAGTGGAGCTCCTTTAACTAATATTTGTAATGAATCCTTAAAAAGTAATTTAGGTGGACTGGAGTTTGCTTGTGGTATACCAGGTAGCGTAGGCGGAGCAGTTACAATGAATGCTGGTGCTTATAATGGAGAAATATCTCAAGTTATAGAAAGTGCTAAGGTTATAGATAAAGATGGAAATGTATTTTTACTAAACAAAGAACAGTTAGATTTAGGATATAGAATGAGTGCTATTCAAAAGTATCACTATATTGTTTTAGAAGTAACTTTCAGATTACATAATAGTGAATATGATACTATAAAAAATAGAATAATGGATTTAAATAGAAGAAGAACAGAAAAACAACCTTTAGAATATCCATCAGCAGGTAGTACTTTTAAAAGACCGGAAGGACATTTTGCAGCAAAACTTATAGAAGATACAGGTTTAAAAGGTAAATCTATAGGGGGAGCTCAGGTTTCAGAAAAACATTCTGGTTTTATAATAAATAAGGGAGGCGCTACTGCAGGGGACATATTAAATCTTATAGAATTTGTACAAAATAAGGTTAAAGAAAAGTTTGAAGTAGATCTTCATACAGAAGTTAGAATAATTGGAGAGGAAAACAATTAAAATATGAGCAATAAGGGAAGTCTTAACAAATGGCTTCCCTAGTTTATTGTTAAATAGGTATATGATATAATTAAATAAAACATAAAATAATATTCCTTAATTTTAAAGGGAGGTAAAAGATGAGGTTTGTTATAGTTACAGGACTATCAGGAGCAGGAAAAACTCAGGCTATAAGAAGTTTAGAAGATTTAGGATTTTTCTGTGTGGACAATTTACCACCGACATTAATACCTAAGTTTGCAGAAGCTTGTTATCAAACAGAGGGTAAGATTAAAAAAATAGCTT contains:
- a CDS encoding phosphatase, whose protein sequence is MKYLVDTHTHTIVSGHAYTTFLENVQEASNIGLKVLGTTDHGPSMPGGPNLFYFNNFRVMPRKLKGVTLLHGCEANIIDFKGMLDIPDFTQKKLDVIIASLHDVCVRPGSREENTEALINVMENPYVDILGHIGNPSFPINEEVVVKKAKEKNVLIEINNGSFGSRKGSEETCKKVANLCKKHKVNIIVGSDSHVSFQIGRFPKADNMLKEVGMPENLIINNEENKILKYLKNKGKLKDLNLD
- the murB gene encoding UDP-N-acetylmuramate dehydrogenase codes for the protein MNQYKNFIMQFQDIVGNNNVLIDEPMKNHTSFKVGGPADLLITPTTLEQVKDSIVLCKNSSIPYYIIGNGSNLLVRDGGLRGAVIKFSKLGDIKVEGDRVMAQSGAPLTNICNESLKSNLGGLEFACGIPGSVGGAVTMNAGAYNGEISQVIESAKVIDKDGNVFLLNKEQLDLGYRMSAIQKYHYIVLEVTFRLHNSEYDTIKNRIMDLNRRRTEKQPLEYPSAGSTFKRPEGHFAAKLIEDTGLKGKSIGGAQVSEKHSGFIINKGGATAGDILNLIEFVQNKVKEKFEVDLHTEVRIIGEENN